In Pelmatolapia mariae isolate MD_Pm_ZW linkage group LG13, Pm_UMD_F_2, whole genome shotgun sequence, a genomic segment contains:
- the dact2 gene encoding dapper homolog 2, which produces MLSRKGSCTGMLSAAAVVDRSRVGERLQAALAGLHELQLLRDRQSDMVNWALRVDQEEPVTSVNADSEGARLMGAEEQRLEATLTALKQQLSRLRKQDVGLKTHLQQLDQQISELKLDVSKASTEQLESDSRPSSGFYELSDGGSCSLSNSCNSVYSESLSSSQTSLLLAPMSPSNCHVSPPPQVDVCRRRSADESTTQPNPPRGSGLHLGSSRIRASATGSEQARPRPVSTGDLDRMLAQVPGYYKSADAKKPPMCPNLKTSTGDPKFQRNLESRIGTEKYHYPSPLHAVALQSPIFSNGGEASMYGLLEGQGPPGNNYNTLEKAYETKTLTHYIDNLLQRSLSKIQSDAGSRTLEKHSDYCRKPIEDKSVFSEVAQKEVLMLQPPPTKMTNIIPLDFTEKRHCMAYSSQELVNIADHKQSVRGPQVPQQYSYPAAMKEYSSDEVTYSSLKTNDKPQERYGSVAKSLSDKQCGENPEPRPQDRKDHRQRPVMTHSSSAEESQGFEVHSSHTASPEFVHAKFVPAGSQKVKVRQADRKSKALKLKRKTNEKPRAARHQNFDSFCERTREMSTGRKGDHRRSGKGKATQKIPTCQTEGYRQGSGSDSSLYSPGLMSTHKTKSHPCHAVTKSSKSPRLQSLEYEQPVEQRKKRQMTAKWPSDADMFQASCGQRPRSREPHALAPGSMQMVRSMSAKPGQWIRPARPFQSSVSSSSFLHSLNAKYPPAPFHVTSHYPPRCESEYSAECASLFHSTIAESSEGEMSDNTTNRFGDSESSQSFQSFSDSDSSLSLYEGEQADSHEEEGSMVWAEAALGPTAAGRPLKQLPPHPEPAACRIKASRALKKKIRRFQPASLKVMTLV; this is translated from the exons TGTTGAGCGCAGCAGCCGTAGTGGACCGCAGCAGGGTCGGAGAGAGGCTGCAGGCTGCTCTGGCAGGGCTGCACGAGCTGCAGCTTCTCCGGGACAGACAGAGCGATATGGTGAACTGGGCGCTGAGAGTCGACCAAGAGGAACCGGTCACTTCGGTCAACGCAGACTCAGAAGGTGCGCGGCTCATGGGGGCCGAGGAGCAGCGACTGGAGGCGACCCTGACAGCCCTGAAGCAACAGCTG tctcGTCTTCGAAAGCAGGATGTGGGCCTGAAGACTCACTTGCAGCAGCTGGACCAGCAGATCAGTGAGCTGAAGCTGGATGTGAGCAAGGCCTCCACGGAGCAGCTGGAGAGTGACAGCAGGCCAAGTTCAG GTTTCTATGAGCTCAGTGATGGCGGCTCTTGCTCCCTGTCAAACTCGTGCAATTCAGTGTACAGCGAGAGCCTGTCATCTTCACAAACAAGCCTTCTCCTCGCTCCCATGAGCCCTTCTAATTGTCACGTTAGCCCTCCACCACAAGTTGATGTATGCCGCCGACGTTCTGCTGATGAGAGCACTACCCAGCCTAACCCTCCGCGGGGTTCAGGCCTTCATCTGGGCAGCAGCAGGATCCGAGCAAGCGCTACAGGCTCCGAACAGGCGCGGCCAAGACCTGTGTCAACTG GTGATCTTGACAGAATGCTGGCTCAAGTTCCAGGCTACTACAAGTCTGCGGATGCAAAGAAACCCCCAATGTGTCCAAACCTTAAGACCTCCACAGGGGACCCAAAGTTTCAGCGCAATCTGGAGTCCCGCATTGGGACTGAAAAGTACCACTATCCCAGCCCCCTGCATGCTGTGGCTCTCCAGAGTCCCATCTTTTCCAATGGGGGTGAAGCAAGCATGTATGGACTACTAGAGGGTCAAGGACCCCCAGGAAACAATTACAACACCCTAGAAAAGGCCTATGAGACAAAGACACTGACACATTACATTGACAACCTTCTCCAGCGCAGCCTGAGCAAAATCCAGAGTGATGCAGGAAGTCGAACTCTGGAGAAACACAGTGACTATTGCAGGAAACCCATTGAAgataaaagtgttttttctgaaGTGGCTCAGAAAGAGGTGCTTATGCTGCAGCCTCCTCCAACTAAGATGACAAACATCATTCCATTAGACTTCACCGAGAAGAGACACTGCATGGCATACTCCAGCCAAGAGCTAGTCAATATTGCAGACCATAAACAGTCAGTGAGAGGCCCACAGGTGCCACAGCAGTACTCCTATCCTGCTGCCATGAAGGAGTACAGCTCTGATGAGGTCACCTATTCATCGCTGAAGACAAATGATAAACCACAAGAAAGGTATGGCAGTGTAGCAAAGAGCCTTTCTGACAAACAATGTGGAGAAAATCCAGAGCCAAGGCCGCAAGATAGGAAGGATCACAGGCAAAGACCGGTGATGACCCATAGCTCTAGTGCAGAGGAAAGTCAAGGCTTTGAGGTTCATAGCAGTCACACAGCTTCACCTGAGTTTGTCCATGCCAAATTTGTCCCTGCAGGATCTCAGAAGGTCAAGGTTAGGCAGGCAGATCGTAAAAGCAAGGCTTTGAAACTGAAAAGGAAAACCAACGAGAAGCCTCGAGCTGCGAGGCACCAAAACTTTGACTCCTTCTGTGAGAGGACCAGAGAGATGAGCACTGGAAGAAAGGGAGACCACAGAAGATCGGGAAAGGGGAAAGCAACCCAGAAAATTCCCACCTGTCAAACAGAGGGATACAGACAGGGTTCAGGCTCAGACTCCAGCCTCTACAGTCCTGGACTCATGTCTACCCACAAGACAAAGTCGCATCCCTGCCATGCTGTTACAAAGTCCAGCAAAAGCCCCAGATTGCAGTCTCTGGAGTATGAGCAGCCTGTAGAGCAGAGGAAGAAAAGGCAGATGACTGCCAAATGGCCTTCTGATGCGGACATGTTCCAGGCCTCGTGTGGTCAGCGTCCGAGGTCAAGAGAGCCCCATGCTCTGGCACCAGGGAGCATGCAGATGGTCCGGAGTATGAGTGCCAAGCCAGGCCAGTGGATACGACCTGCACGGCCCTTCCAGTCCTCCGTGTCTTCTAGCTCTTTTCTCCACAGTCTTAATGCCAAATACCCTCCAGCACCCTTTCATGTTACCAGTCACTACCCTCCAAGGTGTGAGTCTGAGTATTCAGCTGAATGCGCCTCACTGTTTCACTCCACCATCGCTGAAAGCAGCGAGGGAGAGATGAGCGATAACACCACCAACCGCTTTGGAGATAGCGAGTCCAGCCAAAGCTTCCAATCCTTCTCAGACTCCGACAGCAGCCTGTCCCTGTACGAGGGAGAGCAGGCAGACAGCCATGAAGAGGAGGGAAGCATGGTGTGGGCTGAGGCTGCGCTGGGACCCACCGCAGCTGGAAGGCCCCTCAAGCAGCTCCCACCCCACCCCGAGCCCGCAGCCTGCCGCATCAAAGCTTCCAGAGCCCTGAAGAAGAAGATTCGTCGGTTCCAGCCAGCCTCCTTAAAGGTCATGACCCTGGTGTAG